One region of Populus trichocarpa isolate Nisqually-1 chromosome 4, P.trichocarpa_v4.1, whole genome shotgun sequence genomic DNA includes:
- the LOC7477870 gene encoding probable amidase At4g34880 isoform X2: MKILKNPARSLPSLCPLTIFLLLLFVNTIKGSPFSIQEATIQEIQQAFAQNKLTSKQLVNFYLDRIQELNPLLHSVLEVNPDALEQAGKADEDRERNKGKRFLGDLHGIPVLLKDSIGTKDKLNTTCGSYALVGSEVARDAHVVEKLRNAGAVILGKASLSEWYNCRSFDIPDGWCARGGLAKNPYVESADPCGSSSGSAISVAANMVAVSLGTETDGSIICPADHNSVVGLKPTVGLTSRAGVIPISPRQDTIGTVSDAVYVLDAIVGFDPRDSQATTKAAEFIPAGGYKQFLKKDGLKGKRVGIVRNPFLDSFNDSTVISTFNHHLEVLRQGGANIVDNLQIDNIDVILDPYRSGEVIVMLAEFKLTIKQYLEELIKSPVRSLADIIAFNNNNPDLESMSKYGQELLLAAEMTNGLGEEEMKLVKLMEQLSEEGFEKMMKENDLDAMLTLGVDVSTVLAIGGYPALTVPAGYDSKGKPFGICFGGLKGMEPKLIEVAYAFEQATLSRKAAPSLWT, translated from the exons ATGAAGATCCTCAAAAACCCAGCAAGGAGTCTCCCCTCTCTATGTCCATTAACGATTTTTCTACTTCTCCTTTTTGTCAACACAATAAAGGGTTCACCATTTTCAATCCAAGAAGCCACAATCCAAGAAATCCAACAAGCATTTGCTCAAAACAAACTAACTTCAAAACAGCTAGTCAACTTCTACTTAGATAGAATCCAAGAACTGAACCCTTTACTTCACAGTGTACTAGAAGTCAATCCAGACGCATTAGAACAAGCTGGAAAGGCTGATGAAGATAGGGAAAGAAACAAGGGCAAGCGGTTCTTAGGGGACTTGCATGGGATTCCAGTGTTGTTGAAGGACAGTATAGGGACTAAAGATAAGCTGAACACAACTTGTGGGTCATATGCTTTGGTGGGATCAGAGGTTGCTCGTGATGCCCACGTGGTGGAGAAGTTGAGGAATGCTGGTGCTGTGATTCTAGGGAAGGCCAGTCTTAGTGAGTGGTATAATTGTAGGTCTTTTGACATTCCTGATGGTTGGTGTGCTAGAGGTGGCCTAGCTAAG AATCCTTATGTCGAATCGGCAGATCCATGTGGTTCAAGCAGTGGATCAGCAATATCAGTGGCTGCAAATATGGTGGCAGTATCACTAGGGACCGAAACTGATGGTTCTATCATCTGCCCTGCTGATCACAACTCAGTTGTTGGGCTCAAGCCAACAGTTGGCCTCACTAGTCGGGCTGGTGTCATCCCAATTTCGCCTCGCCAGGACACCATTGG GACAGTGTCAGATGCAGTGTATGTGCTTGATGCAATTGTTGGTTTTGATCCAAGAGACTCTCAAGCAACAACCAAAGCTGCTGAGTTTATACCTGCTGGTGGTTACAAACAGTTTCTGAAGAAGGATGGGCTCAAAGGGAAGAGAGTGGGCATAGTGAGAAATCCATTTTTGGACTCCTTCAACGATTCAACTGTTATCTCAACATTCAACCACCATCTGGAAGTGTTAAG GCAAGGTGGTGCAAATATAGTGGATAATCTTCAAATAGACAATATTGATGTCATTTTGGATCCATATCGAAGCGGCGAAGTAATTGTAATGCTAGCTGAGTTCAAGCTCACAATCAAACAGTACCTTGAAGAACTAATAAAATCTCCTGTGAGGTCATTGGCAGACATCATCGCTTTCAACAACAATAATCCTGATCTG GAAAGCATGAGCAAGTATGGTCAGGAACTACTCCTTGCTGCGGAGATGACAAATGGGCTTGGAGAGGAAGAGATGAAGTTAGTGAAGTTAATGGAACAACTATCAGAAGAAGGATTTGAAAAGATGATGAAAGAGAATGACTTGGATGCCATGCTGACACTTGGTGTGGATGTTTCTACAGTGCTAGCTATTGGAGGGTACCCTGCACTTACAGTCCCAGCTGGGTATGACAGCAAGGGAAAGCCATTTGGGATCTGTTTTGGAGGATTAAAGGGAATGGAACCAAAGCTGATTGAGGTTGCTTATGCTTTTGAGCAGGCTACCCTGTCTCGCAAGGCGGCTCCTtctctttggacttga
- the LOC7477870 gene encoding probable amidase At4g34880 isoform X1 has product MKILKNPARSLPSLCPLTIFLLLLFVNTIKGSPFSIQEATIQEIQQAFAQNKLTSKQLVNFYLDRIQELNPLLHSVLEVNPDALEQAGKADEDRERNKGKRFLGDLHGIPVLLKDSIGTKDKLNTTCGSYALVGSEVARDAHVVEKLRNAGAVILGKASLSEWYNCRSFDIPDGWCARGGLAKNPYVESADPCGSSSGSAISVAANMVAVSLGTETDGSIICPADHNSVVGLKPTVGLTSRAGVIPISPRQDTIGPICRTVSDAVYVLDAIVGFDPRDSQATTKAAEFIPAGGYKQFLKKDGLKGKRVGIVRNPFLDSFNDSTVISTFNHHLEVLRQGGANIVDNLQIDNIDVILDPYRSGEVIVMLAEFKLTIKQYLEELIKSPVRSLADIIAFNNNNPDLESMSKYGQELLLAAEMTNGLGEEEMKLVKLMEQLSEEGFEKMMKENDLDAMLTLGVDVSTVLAIGGYPALTVPAGYDSKGKPFGICFGGLKGMEPKLIEVAYAFEQATLSRKAAPSLWT; this is encoded by the exons ATGAAGATCCTCAAAAACCCAGCAAGGAGTCTCCCCTCTCTATGTCCATTAACGATTTTTCTACTTCTCCTTTTTGTCAACACAATAAAGGGTTCACCATTTTCAATCCAAGAAGCCACAATCCAAGAAATCCAACAAGCATTTGCTCAAAACAAACTAACTTCAAAACAGCTAGTCAACTTCTACTTAGATAGAATCCAAGAACTGAACCCTTTACTTCACAGTGTACTAGAAGTCAATCCAGACGCATTAGAACAAGCTGGAAAGGCTGATGAAGATAGGGAAAGAAACAAGGGCAAGCGGTTCTTAGGGGACTTGCATGGGATTCCAGTGTTGTTGAAGGACAGTATAGGGACTAAAGATAAGCTGAACACAACTTGTGGGTCATATGCTTTGGTGGGATCAGAGGTTGCTCGTGATGCCCACGTGGTGGAGAAGTTGAGGAATGCTGGTGCTGTGATTCTAGGGAAGGCCAGTCTTAGTGAGTGGTATAATTGTAGGTCTTTTGACATTCCTGATGGTTGGTGTGCTAGAGGTGGCCTAGCTAAG AATCCTTATGTCGAATCGGCAGATCCATGTGGTTCAAGCAGTGGATCAGCAATATCAGTGGCTGCAAATATGGTGGCAGTATCACTAGGGACCGAAACTGATGGTTCTATCATCTGCCCTGCTGATCACAACTCAGTTGTTGGGCTCAAGCCAACAGTTGGCCTCACTAGTCGGGCTGGTGTCATCCCAATTTCGCCTCGCCAGGACACCATTGG GCCTATATGCAGGACAGTGTCAGATGCAGTGTATGTGCTTGATGCAATTGTTGGTTTTGATCCAAGAGACTCTCAAGCAACAACCAAAGCTGCTGAGTTTATACCTGCTGGTGGTTACAAACAGTTTCTGAAGAAGGATGGGCTCAAAGGGAAGAGAGTGGGCATAGTGAGAAATCCATTTTTGGACTCCTTCAACGATTCAACTGTTATCTCAACATTCAACCACCATCTGGAAGTGTTAAG GCAAGGTGGTGCAAATATAGTGGATAATCTTCAAATAGACAATATTGATGTCATTTTGGATCCATATCGAAGCGGCGAAGTAATTGTAATGCTAGCTGAGTTCAAGCTCACAATCAAACAGTACCTTGAAGAACTAATAAAATCTCCTGTGAGGTCATTGGCAGACATCATCGCTTTCAACAACAATAATCCTGATCTG GAAAGCATGAGCAAGTATGGTCAGGAACTACTCCTTGCTGCGGAGATGACAAATGGGCTTGGAGAGGAAGAGATGAAGTTAGTGAAGTTAATGGAACAACTATCAGAAGAAGGATTTGAAAAGATGATGAAAGAGAATGACTTGGATGCCATGCTGACACTTGGTGTGGATGTTTCTACAGTGCTAGCTATTGGAGGGTACCCTGCACTTACAGTCCCAGCTGGGTATGACAGCAAGGGAAAGCCATTTGGGATCTGTTTTGGAGGATTAAAGGGAATGGAACCAAAGCTGATTGAGGTTGCTTATGCTTTTGAGCAGGCTACCCTGTCTCGCAAGGCGGCTCCTtctctttggacttga
- the LOC7477871 gene encoding probable amidase At4g34880, with product MFHGQEMITARRFIPFRFTVHSPCSYQEPKGMYKLRLSVAIFHHYLDMAAFTPLKFSLLFVLLVIASNAFSIKEASIDDLQLAFKQNKLTSRKLVKFYIKEVDRLNPVLKGVLELNPDALLQANQADYERRIKAPGSSVGLHGIPILLKDLIATKDKMNNTAGTFALLGSVVPRDAGVVMKLRKAGAIIFGKASMTEWAAFRSLTLPNGFSPRGGQGKNPYNLSADPCGSSSGSAISVAANMVAVSLGTETDGSILCPSNANSVVGIKPTVGLTSRAGVITISPRQDTIGPLCRTVSDAVHVLDAIVGVDSNDNETKAASKYIPRGGYKQYLKPKGVKGKRLGIVRNPFLSFVSEPESQAFENHLQTLRQEGAVLLDNLEIANISTILNFAASGEATALLAEFKISLNAYLKELVSSQVRTLADIIAFNQQFADLEYLSEYGQGIFLGAQATDGIGNAENAALSNLAELTRNGFQKLMKDNKLDALVTPGSSVSPVLAIGGFPGINVPSGYDNMGVPFGINFGGLKGTEPKLIHIAFGFEQATKIRKPPTFKSKEINNI from the exons ATGTTTCATGGTCAAGAAATGATAACAGCTCGCAGGTTCATTCCATTCAGGTTCACTGTACATAGTCCTTGTTCATATCAAGAACCAAAAGGAATGTATAAATTGCGTCTGTCAGTTGCGATTTTCCATCACTACTTAGATATGGCTGCCTTTACACCTCTGAAGTTTTCACtactttttgttcttttagtcATAGCAAGCAACGCATTCTCAATAAAAGAAGCAAGCATAGATGATCTCCAGCTTGCTTTTAAGCAGAACAAACTTACCTCAAGGAAACTTGTTaagttttatattaaagaaGTTGACAGACTCAATCCAGTCCTTAAAGGGGTTCTAGAATTAAATCCTGATGCACTCTTACAAGCTAATCAGGCTGACTACGAGCGCAGGATTAAGGCACCAGGTTCATCAGTTggtttgcatggcattcctatTCTTCTCAAAGATCTAATTGCGACCAAGGATAAGATGAACAACACGGCAGGAACTTTTGCACTTCTCGGATCAGTTGTGCCTCGCGATGCAGGTGTTGTCATGAAGTTAAGGAAAGCAGGAGCTATTATATTTGGAAAAGCTAGCATGACTGAGTGGGCTGCTTTTAGGTCTCTTACACTTCCTAATGGCTTTAGTCCTAGAGGTGGCCAGGGAAAG AATCCTTATAATCTATCAGCAGATCCTTGTGGATCAAGCAGTGGGTCAGCAATATCAGTAGCGGCAAATATGGTAGCAGTTTCACTAGGTACCGAGACTGATGGCTCCATCTTATGTCCGTCCAATGCAAACTCAGTGGTGGGTATAAAACCAACAGTAGGTCTCACCAGCCGTGCTGGAGTTATCACAATTTCTCCTAGACAGGACACCATTGG GCCTCTCTGCAGGACAGTATCGGATGCTGTTCATGTTCTCGATGCCATTGTAGGTGTTGATTCCAACGATAATGAAACCAAAGCAGCATCAAAGTATATTCCGCGTGGTGGGTACAAACAATATCTCAAGCCTAAAGGGGTCAAAGGGAAGAGACTTGGAATAGTAAGGAATCCGTTCTTGAGTTTTGTCAGTGAACCTGAGAGTCAAGCTTTTGAGAACCATCTCCAGACACTAAG ACAAGAAGGTGCAGTTTTACTAGACAACTTGGAAATAGCCAACATCAGTACTATCTTAAATTTTGCCGCGAGTGGTGAAGCAACAGCATTGCTTGCTGAGTTTAAAATATCTCTAAATGCATACCTGAAAGAGCTGGTGTCTTCCCAAGTGCGAACCTTAGCCGATATTATAGCATTCAACCAGCAATTTGCAGATCTG GAATATCTCAGCGAATATGGACAAGGCATCTTTCTAGGAGCTCAGGCGACAGATGGAATCGGCAACGCAGAGAATGCTGCACTGTCAAATTTAGCAGAACTTACAAGAAATGGATTTCAGAAGTTGATGAAAGATAATAAGCTGGATGCCTTGGTGACACCTGGTTCATCTGTTTCTCCTGTCCTAGCAATTGGAGGATTCCCAGGAATCAATGTCCCTTCAGGTTATGATAATATGGGGGTGCCTTTCGGCATTAACTTTGGAGGATTGAAGGGTACAGAACCAAAGCTGATTCATATTGCATTTGGCTTCGAGCAGGCTACTAAGATCCGGAAGCCTCCTACattcaaatcaaaagaaataaataatatctag